A genomic region of Salvelinus namaycush isolate Seneca chromosome 7, SaNama_1.0, whole genome shotgun sequence contains the following coding sequences:
- the LOC120051186 gene encoding enoyl-CoA delta isomerase 2-like produces MAVALRKIFPWRFVRAVQVAHIPTLKLHMTGSMMGATVEQFNHAKSQMGTLKEDPGNEAKLKIYALFKQATQGPCNTPKPGMLDFVGKAKWDAWKSLGSVSQEDARQQYVDLIDSLLAAEGPAVAAQPTGSAATFETLLVSTEDNMTTIRLNRPQKKNAITVEMYNEVIKALEQAGKDDSVITVITGSGDFYCSGNDLTNFTKIPEGGIEQMAKNAGELLREFVKAFIDFPKPLIAVVNGPAVGVSVTLLGLFEIVYATERATFHTPFSQLGQSPEGCSSYTFPKMMGNAKASEMLLFNKKLTAVQACAQGLVTEVFPDSSFQTEVATRLKAYAKLPRNSLALSKQLIRGTEKEHLHTVNDQEVERLVERWLSDECMQAIMSFFQAKAKL; encoded by the exons ATGGCTGTGGCTTTACGCAAAATTTTTCCGTGGCGATTTGTCAG GGCAGTCCAAGTCGCACACATTCCCACTCTGAAGCTGCACATGACTGGTTCTATGATGGGGGCGACGGTGGAGCAATTCAATCATGCCAAGAGTCAGATGGGCACGCTGAAGGAAGACCCTGGCAATGAGGCCAAGCTGAAAATCTATGCTCTCTTCAAACAG GCTACTCAGGGACCCTGTAACACCCCAAAGCCAGGGATGCTTGACTTTGTCGGCAAGGCCAAATGGGATGCCTGGAAGTCTCTGGGTTCTGTATCTCAG GAGGATGCCAGACAGCAGTATGTGGACCTGATCGATTCTCTGCTGGCTGCTGAGGGGCCTGCGGTAGCCGCACAGCCCACTGGGAGCGCTGCTACCTTTGAGACGCTGCTGGTCTCCACGGAGGACAACATGACCACTATCCGCCTCAACAGGCCACAGAAGAAAAACGCCATCACCGTGGAG ATGTACAACGAGGTCATCAAGGCTTTGGAGCAAGCTGGCAAAGATGACTCTGTCATTACTGTAATCACAG GTAGTGGAGACTTCTACTGCAGTGGCAATGACCTGACAAACTTCACCAAAATCCCGGAGGGCGGAATCGAGCAGATGGCAAAGAATGCAGGCGAGTTGCTAAG ggAGTTTGTCAAAGCGTTCATCGACTTCCCTAAGCCCCTGATTGCAGTGGTCAATGGTCCGGCTGTGGGCGTGTCTGTCACTCTACTGGGCCTGTTCGAGATTGTCTATGCCACAGAGAGG GCTACATTCCACACCCCCTTCAGCCAGCTGGGACAGAGCCCAGAAGGCTGCTCCTCCTACACCTTCCCTAAAATGATGGGCAATGCAAAG GCCAGTGAGATGCTGCTGTTCAACAAGAAGCTGACTGCCGTCCAAGCGTGTGCCCAGGGCCTGGTGACCGAGGTCTTCCCTGACAGCAGCTTCCAGACTGAGGTGGCCACCAGACTCAAGGCCTacgccaagctgcccagaaat TCCCTAGCCCTGTCCAAACAACTGATCCGTGGGACAGAGAAGGAACATCTCCACACTGTCAACGACCAGGAGGTGGAGCGCCTGGTGGAGCGCTGGCTCTCAGACGAGTGCATGCAGGCCATCATGAGCTTCTTCCAGGCTAAGGCTAAGCTGTGA